DNA sequence from the Podospora pseudocomata strain CBS 415.72m chromosome 2 map unlocalized CBS415.72m_2.2, whole genome shotgun sequence genome:
GGGTGCAAGTTCCAAGTTTTtgggaagatggagaagagctCACTCAAACCGCGCCCAAGGTTCTTTGCTAACAATCGCGTCCCTTCCCAGTTTTTCTTTCATCTTTTCCACAGCGGCCTCGGCGGTGTGCGCTTGCGGTACGGTACCTGAAGCCAAGCCTAGAGAAAACAGACCCCCGGGAGCGACGGACCCACCGGCAGGGCTACCCTACCCACTCCTAACCACTGACATGCTCTCCTTGCCGTTCCGCGACGTCACGACATGTGTGATATAACTTGAAGTGAGGGGAAATAGGATCTGGTCGAACCTTCATCTGACCTCACAGCCGACAAGATATCGCATTCTGTCGTTTGACGATGCTCGAATTGCGGTGCCGGCTTATCCAGTTCCTGAGAACCGGAGCTGACTCGGAAGCGGCGAACCACCATTCATTGGGCAAATCCAACCATTGTCTCAGCTATTCCTGTCGAGCTATCGATATTCAAGAcactgggttgggggataTCCGGCATCCCGAACCCTCAGCCGACCTCTTTTTGGTGAATCCCTTACAACCACCGAGGCCCGGAAGGCTGGTCCTGGCTAGGTACCCCGCAGGTTCTCACAAGCCTGTTCCCGACAGCCAGTCTGCTCCCGCGTAAAGGGGAAAGATATAAGAAGGCCATGGCTGAGCTCGTAGCTGTTGTGTTAGGATGCTCCCGCAGGAACGAGTGCTACTACACTAGACTAGCTAACCACGACAATCTTGGCCCGGATATGCCCGCGCGGATACGATATCGCACCGATTTCTTTTCAATGGCACGAGAACGAACGGACTACGGAAGAAATGGCACGAGGACACCAACGTCCCATGTTAAAAGCTCCCCTCCCGCGCCGGGATCGCCCCGGTCCTACGCGATCGGATGAGAAGGCCGTTTCCCACGGAGGGACAGCCCCGCCATCGACATGCCCTGGGCACAGACCACTGTCCTTCGCTTGCATGCAACCATCATGGGCCTGGAAAGCCATCTCATTGGTCAGCTTTTGTAGTAGCGATACAAACATTTACCTGATCATagatgaggggggagctCTTATGCTTGTCCAGTAGGCAGTGCTCGTTTTCCATCAAAAGAAAGGCAATCTGCTGATACACAGCATCGTGGGATGCGCTAGACGCCTTGCCTCGTGCGTGGCACGCTCTAATTTCTCCGATTCTTCGCAATGTGTGTTTCCGTCAGCTGGCGAGGTATCTGCCGTGCAGCAACAGTGTTCCCCTTTGGGAAGCCAGCATGGCGAAGAGGCCAAAGAAGCGGCTAGGCCGCTGTGGTGCAAGCCGCTGCTCGCATTGCATATGGTCTTCCTATGTCCCAAATAGGAGAGCGAGATCGCGGCAACCAATCGCTCTGAAGCCAACAAGTATGCGGTATAGCACGGAAgctcagcctcttcttccgtgAGCGACAGCAGTCAGCATGGTCGCCCGGTCCGGCCGCGGAGGTGGTGAATCCCTTCATGCACTCGGTCACTGAAAGAAACGTTTCGTCGATTAGGATTTGTGGGGTTTGGGCGCTGTGATGGAATCTGCAGTTGGCATATGTATGTATGGTAATTGTGTGTGATGTTGGTTCCGTAATATCGACGTTGCAATCTGTGCCTCTGTGCCTCTCCAGTAGTGTTTCTGACGTTGTTTCGTGAGTACGCCATAAATACCCCCTCATCTGTGGCCGGCAGTCTGAGACAGTGTGCCTATTGTGTGCCAACTCTGCAGCAATTGTCTTGCTTTTCGACGACAAAAACATGAAtgcttccttctcccaccactATGATGATGAGTGAAAGATCTCGATGTTGATAGAAGAAGTCAGGCTGCAGCGCATCAAACAGTGGaccaccccaccccaccaatcaaccccaccatcaagaccTGTTCTTCAAGCCCAGCTGAGAAGCAAACATCAATATCAACACCCAAAACGGCAACTTCTTTGATAGACAGCTGCAGAGGGATATTGAGGAAGCAAGCCACTGAGGTGTTCACCGTGGACGGTATGTGCTTCCTCGCTGCAAGATAGATGCCGGTTCAGAGTACCATTTTCCCTCAgatttttttctttcgagCCTTGTTCAGCTGTGCTGGGAGGCACAAAGCCCACTTTTGGTCCTAGTCCAGGGCCAGGTCTCGGCGTTTTGTCATTTTCGGCGGCCCTTGCGATTTCCACAATTGCAATCTCCCTTTGGCGTGATTTCAGGACGTGGGATGGTGGTCCGGCTCATCCTTCAATAAAGGCTGGATATTAAGGACAGAAAAACAGGACGACGAGAGACGAGGAAAGACGGCATCATCTCGAGGAAGACAAAGAATCAAGGAAGGGGATCTCTTATCAGTGTGGTGAGCAAACAGCAGGGAAGCTTTGCCGGAGCTTGTCAGGCCGCCCTTGTCAGTCGGAGCAGCGCAGCCGCGGGCACTCGGATCATCTCCACACCATAACATCATCGGACAAGGAACCACTTGCCCAGTCTCCGCAGGGCATGCAACGTGGGAGCGCCAAGTCTCGGCCGCTCCAAAGTCACTCAACTCAACCTTTTTGAACCACGCCCGTCccgcttcccccccctcccatcatccaTTTCCACGACACAAACATCTccagtcctcctcctcaccttgtTGATCTTCGATCCCGACTTGCTCCGCGACCTCGGGAAAGCTTCAAGCTTCACTAGACAAGCGCCAATCAGTATTGCCATCCGCCCGTTGCTATCATCTTAGCAGCACCACTCTCTCAGCGGCGGCCGCCCAATCGCCCTTGGTGAACCTCGGCGTGGCCGTCACGACAACCAATTTTGAAAGCTAAAAGTCCTACGACACCCACCAATTCGAGTCTTGCCGTTTCCCTGGAGATAACGACGCCATTTATATCCGCACCGATCGTCCCtctcgacctcgacgacgCTCTCCGCTACTCGCCCTTGCGCGCATGCTTGTTCAGGCGTCGCATGCGCGACCGGCCGGAACAATGCTTGAAACTGAATATGCTCGCCGGCGAGCCCCTCCCATGGATCCGGCGATGAGCGCCATTGCCTATTCCCATTCCAGGACCCGCACAACCTCGTCCAACATCTTTCCCGCCCACTTTCAATCGCCGGCCGCCCCTCCAAACAATTACTACCCGCAAACACATCTGGCTCAACCTCATGTGCAGCATCAGCGCCGGTCTCCCAGTGTAAATACGTTCAGCACCAATTCCAGCGGCGGTGCCCCTTACAGAAACTCCCCTTCCATGGACATCAGGAGATCGACCTCGAGCCGTTCCGGCGGGGCACCCGGTTCTCCCCAGCAGCCAGGAGGCTATGTGGCCCTCCTTCGAAAGCAAAAGGCTACGGTATGGTGCGACCGCGCTCAGCAGGAAGATGCCAGGCTTCTCGCCCAGCAACGCATGGCCAAGGTGCGGGCTAACTCCGAGGTGGTCGgagccaacaacagccctTCGCTCGGACCCGTGAGTGCCGGTCGGACCTCGACCGGGCTCAGCTCTGCCGGCGGAAAGGTTGCGGCAAAGATCAGACACCACGGAAAACCCACCGTTATCGGATACTCCCCAGGAAGCAACTTCAACGTCGTCGGCGGTGTTCCTTTACGTCTTAGTGCTacggaggtggagggtgaaGAAAGCGAAGATGAAGCCACCATTCAGAGATCCAATCACCGCCGGCAAGGTAGTTCCAGCAGGAGTAGCACGACCAGCAGCAGGAAAACAGCACCACCGTATCGCTCGTCCGGAGGCCTCGGTCAGGTTACACAAGGTGGAGGAACTCGGTGGAGCCCGCACGGAACCCCCGAGCGGTCAGGATCACTGGTGGAGGACACGCAGGGTGAGCAACAATTCGCCAGCGAGGAGGCTTATGGGAAAGCAAAGAGCTTCGCCAGCGGTAGCAGCGGCGAGCGACTGGACACTGTGCCTGACCTCCAGGCAAACAGTGCACAGGTGGCCAACAACAGTGCGAGAAATGCCTCGTTGACCCGCGAAAAGAGTTTGAGAACACCAGACGAGCTCAAGAGACGAGGAAGTGTGGACGAGAGAACAATGACTCTCACGACTGGCCGCTTGTATATTGCCAACCCCGATTGAAAATGCTATGGAGGGTTAATATGGATGGGTCTTTggcgttttgtttctttttcacTTTTGCTTCGCACCAATACCCCTCTTTTTTCAAGGGCAACGATCGTTCATGGGCCGTCACTCAAAGCATAGTTAGCGCAATGGATTCAGTATGGGTTTCTTCTGGTTTCAACATAACATACCCGCCACTCGCTGTTTGTTGTTTATGCTGGTCATGGCATGTGGCATAGTATACAGTTTGGTTTGGAGCAAATCCAGGGCCGGAAAAAGCAGGACTCGGTCCTCAGCAAAATTTTCACCGGATCAAGAATTTCTTTTGGATACCTAACGTTTTGTGTACACTTCCCCTCTTCATGTGACGTTGTAGGCTGCTAATCGGTGCTATGGAGATCAATCGATGACGACAGAATATACCAGAGCAACGGTTCCCCTTCTGAGACAATAGCTAATAAACCTTGCCAGAGGGGTTTGGCGGCTATTATTCCGGATTTTGGTCGTGATGAGTTCCTTGGAAGTCGATCCTATACCACGGGGTATTATACGTGACTTTGGCGTCTGCCCAAGACCCTCAGTTCCATCTACAATAGCCGAACTTTTGAGAGCGCtggcctcaccaccaaaggaaAAACATCGGGATGCCCCGAACTTTGTATTGTTGAAGAGGCGTACAGTACTTTGTCAATAGAGACAATGGGAAGGTGAATCCGCTCAAAGTCAAGTGATCATGACGTAGAGAGATATATATTCAGTGACAggcttcaacttcaacctccccccagacCAAGATACCAGCCACACTACCCGCTCCCGCACACTCAAGTCCAGCCACAGCCCAAGCCACTCTAGGGGTAGGGGTAGTACACACTTACCTTACGCTAATTTGACGCGTTACCAACACGCTCTCTTGATTTAAGGACACGCGACCGGAACGCGTTTCTGCCCAGGCTAAACCAGGGCCTTCAAGCAATTTGACAATCATTGGCCCGCAAGTGCTTGCTCAGTTCAacctctcaacaaccacatctccacctcccgaTTTGTATCTGAACTTGCAACTCGCGGTCGGGCTTCTAGAGAAATCATTTTCAACATCTTTTCTCCCACTGATCAGTTCAACATCGAGCGTATACCCGGCATTCTTCACCGCTGGCCATGATTTGAACCTTGCACTTTTCACCcgtctttctttcttcttacCTATTCGACTACATACCATTCTGCTGTAATTAGCATCTTGGACCGACCGGGTGATCCCGAACCGCCTACTGatcgagagagagagagaaagccATTCGAAGGCATTGGACTCCAGCATTACCGATAAAATGAAGTCCACCACCCAGGATCCGAGCAAGGATCCCAAGCCGACCGCGTCTGTGAACAAGAAGAGGACTCTGATGGACTTTTTGGAGTCGGAGAGACCCAAGCCAAAGCCTTGCACCGGAAGTGACAGTACGTGTTGGCTTGATGTAGCAGCAACATATCGATGCTGGGTGCTGACGAATGACCTTTCAACAGAGGAGAACGATAACGACAGCCccgcgaagaagaagatcaaaTCACCCAAGACCACCAATGATGATTCGGTGGCCAACGATGACGATCTCGACTCTCCTCCGAGCTCGCCCCCGCTCATACCTCCCGGCTTGACAGCATCTGGGAGCAGCCCGCCCGACCGGGAGACAACAGCTCCTAATAcgccctcccgccccccacCAGTCATCTTGACCAAGGCGCCAGCCGATGGGCCGTCCACTGCTAGCACCGATCCCACGCAGAAAACCGGCGAAAAGAGGAAGCGTACCGTTCTGAGTGCTGAAGAGAAGGCGGCcaagagggcggaggaggaggccaagaaggcggagagggaagctgccaagcagaagaaggctgaggaAGCTGCCAAGGCCGAGGAACTGAAGCGCCAGAAgcaggcggagaaggaggcaaagaagcgggagaaggaagatgagctagccaagaagaagcaggagaaggaggagaaggagaggaagaagcgggagaaggaggaggaggcggccaagaaggctcGCAGCCAAGCGACTCTTACCAGCATGTTCGGCTTGAAGTCCAGCACATCCAAGAAGGACCAGCCAGCCGTCAAATCTCAGAGCGGTGATGCGACGACCTCGACAGAGACACCCACCAAGACTCAAGCCAACGGACAGTCTGCTTATCAACGAATGTTCAAGGACTTCTATCTCAAGGAGCATGTCAAGCTGGCGCCAGCGCCAGTCCagatggatgaggagacTCGGGAGGTGCAGACTAAGATTCTTGACGAGTACATCAACGGCACTCGGACGCACACCCCTTCCTCTCGCTTCAATGCCATGGAGGTTCTTGAGCTTCCGTTCAAGGTCAAACGTGGCCGCACTTTCCCAAGCGTCAAGAAGATCATGGCTGAAGTCTCATCATCTGATTCTCGGACTTCTCAGCAAGCTAACCACCTGCAGGAGCTCCTGAATCAGGTTCCAGTCATCTCCATCAAGTTCTCCGAGGATGTGCGGCCGCCCTATATTGGGACCATCAGCGACTACCCCAATGGTCTTGGTGCtctcaagaagctcgccaGGCGCCCAATCCGGACAGACATCCTCCCTCTGGCCTATGACTACGATTCTGAGGCTGAGTggcaggaagaggatggcgaaGACATTGAGTCcttggatgatgaagatgatgaagacgaggatgaggacatGGCGGATTTCCTCGACGATGAGAATGACGTGGGGCCCTCACGGATGGTGTTTTCTGGGGGGATGGAGCCTGAGAGCAGCGGACTGTGCTGGGAAAACCGCAAGCGTGGCACATCTGAGCCGAAGATGTACAAGTTGAGGATGGAGTTTATTCTTGGTAAGCAACCACACATTTCCCCGGTCACGCCGAGCCTTGTTAACCAGCTGCTAGACAAACTTGAACATCACCACAGCGTCGAccccttctccgccgcctaCTGGGAGACCTACAAGCCGGCCAAATCTGAGACAAGCAACCAGAAGTCGAGCGCAGCTGCGAAGGCGACAAAATCGTCATCCGGTTCGGATTCGAGTCCAAAGACCAAAAAGCAGTCTGCTACACAGGCCTCTTGTACCACGCCCACAGATGCGTTCCAGGCTCTTAATGCTGGAACGCGCAAGAAGAAATCTGACCAGCCACTGTCCCCCGATCTgcaggagaagctcaaggctcTGGTCAGAGAGAGGCCCACGCTGAGCAAGGTGGGAGTGATTGAGCTCTTTATGGACAACAATGCCAATTGCAGTAAGAAACAGATCCAGAACGCCTATTCTGAGTTGATTGTCAGGGTTGGCAGGGAGCAcaaggtgaagggggagTAGTAGACTTTGGTCTCAAGCATCTTTTCCATCTCGGCGGTACATGCATCAGACGTACATGGAGTTTGGGTTGGGTCAGGTCGATATCGCATAAcagggggggggtttggcgtttttggggaggatatTCTGCATTCTTCATAGTCATTTGGGGCGTGGTATTCTGGAGGGACTATCATCACGGTCACAGGGCGAAAAGAACCACATTTTGACCTTGACAACTGGGTCAAAATCAGGTTTGCATCTGCATTCATTTTTCAACGGAAGATTAAAGGGGACGAGGGGTTGTCTAGTCTAATCTGTCGGTTCCTTTATTCTTGTTACCGCGACATAACAGGGAGTTGGCCCTTTTTGACAGATTGAAGATGACTGGACAAgatgaaaggagggatggggaTTTAAGAGGCTTGAGGATGGAGTGAAattttttctcttgttgttgtctgagAGGTTCAAGATTTGGAGGCTCTCATAGCTACTGTATTATGTTCATTAAAGGCGGCGCATAGGGCGGGGG
Encoded proteins:
- a CDS encoding uncharacterized protein (EggNog:ENOG503P1H5), which codes for MLVQASHARPAGTMLETEYARRRAPPMDPAMSAIAYSHSRTRTTSSNIFPAHFQSPAAPPNNYYPQTHLAQPHVQHQRRSPSVNTFSTNSSGGAPYRNSPSMDIRRSTSSRSGGAPGSPQQPGGYVALLRKQKATVWCDRAQQEDARLLAQQRMAKVRANSEVVGANNSPSLGPVSAGRTSTGLSSAGGKVAAKIRHHGKPTVIGYSPGSNFNVVGGVPLRLSATEVEGEESEDEATIQRSNHRRQGSSSRSSTTSSRKTAPPYRSSGGLGQVTQGGGTRWSPHGTPERSGSLVEDTQGEQQFASEEAYGKAKSFASGSSGERLDTVPDLQANSAQVANNSARNASLTREKSLRTPDELKRRGSVDERTMTLTTGRLYIANPD
- a CDS encoding uncharacterized protein (EggNog:ENOG503Q42U; COG:S), whose protein sequence is MKSTTQDPSKDPKPTASVNKKRTLMDFLESERPKPKPCTGSDKENDNDSPAKKKIKSPKTTNDDSVANDDDLDSPPSSPPLIPPGLTASGSSPPDRETTAPNTPSRPPPVILTKAPADGPSTASTDPTQKTGEKRKRTVLSAEEKAAKRAEEEAKKAEREAAKQKKAEEAAKAEELKRQKQAEKEAKKREKEDELAKKKQEKEEKERKKREKEEEAAKKARSQATLTSMFGLKSSTSKKDQPAVKSQSGDATTSTETPTKTQANGQSAYQRMFKDFYLKEHVKLAPAPVQMDEETREVQTKILDEYINGTRTHTPSSRFNAMEVLELPFKVKRGRTFPSVKKIMAEVSSSDSRTSQQANHLQELLNQVPVISIKFSEDVRPPYIGTISDYPNGLGALKKLARRPIRTDILPLAYDYDSEAEWQEEDGEDIESLDDEDDEDEDEDMADFLDDENDVGPSRMVFSGGMEPESSGLCWENRKRGTSEPKMYKLRMEFILDKLEHHHSVDPFSAAYWETYKPAKSETSNQKSSAAAKATKSSSGSDSSPKTKKQSATQASCTTPTDAFQALNAGTRKKKSDQPLSPDLQEKLKALVRERPTLSKVGVIELFMDNNANCSKKQIQNAYSELIVRVGREHKVKGE